In Rheinheimera sp. MM224, one DNA window encodes the following:
- a CDS encoding DUF2271 domain-containing protein, whose protein sequence is MYKYLVAALLFCCGSAMAQQELEIQVELPKIDTGTYHRPYVAVWIENEQQQPVRLVEAWLEKPDWIKDLRRFWRKLGRSEPQLVDAKTGATKGPGSYKVRWDGKDEQGKAVAAGNYVLFVEAAREQGGRNLAKQAFTWDGSAVQIEIKASKELGKIQLTSVQGK, encoded by the coding sequence ATGTACAAGTATTTAGTCGCTGCATTGCTGTTTTGTTGCGGCTCTGCCATGGCACAACAGGAACTGGAAATTCAGGTCGAACTGCCAAAAATTGATACCGGCACTTATCACAGACCTTATGTGGCGGTATGGATTGAAAACGAACAACAACAACCAGTGCGTTTAGTCGAAGCCTGGTTGGAAAAACCGGATTGGATAAAAGACTTACGTCGCTTCTGGCGCAAACTGGGCCGCAGTGAACCTCAATTAGTAGATGCAAAAACAGGTGCCACCAAAGGGCCAGGCAGCTACAAAGTGCGTTGGGATGGCAAAGACGAACAAGGCAAAGCTGTTGCTGCTGGTAACTATGTGCTTTTTGTTGAAGCAGCCCGTGAACAAGGCGGCCGTAATCTGGCTAAACAAGCATTCACATGGGACGGCAGTGCCGTTCAAATAGAAATAAAGGCCAGCAAAGAGCTGGGCAAAATTCAACTTACTTCTGTACAGGGAAAATAG
- a CDS encoding LacI family DNA-binding transcriptional regulator → MATIYDVSLLAGVSLATVSRVMNKNTNVSEKTKQKVLAAMAELGYRPNTFAQSLASNCSNSVGVLVSQLDGPYYGPMMAEIEAALRADNRHVIIAVGHSDAAQEIDSVEFLLSKGCDALILDVEAISDDYLIKLSQSSTPIVLINRYIAEISDCCIYLNNELGGYMATRHLIDLGHRDIAYISGPSKKHDAIERLEGHKRALAEVGVSFDPALCFEGDYKEDSGVDGMNYLFGQHKKFTAVVCANDQMVSGAISVCLERGMKIPQDLSFVGYDNIPFARYVSPKLTTVNNPIHEMGKMAALWLLKNLYKHDLEVENVFEPELVVRNSAIRL, encoded by the coding sequence ATGGCGACCATTTACGACGTTTCACTGCTTGCAGGTGTATCTCTGGCTACGGTATCCAGAGTGATGAATAAAAACACCAATGTCAGCGAAAAGACCAAACAAAAGGTATTAGCCGCTATGGCTGAATTAGGCTACAGGCCTAACACTTTTGCGCAGTCTTTGGCGTCGAATTGCTCCAATAGTGTCGGTGTGTTGGTTTCACAGTTGGATGGCCCGTATTACGGTCCTATGATGGCTGAAATTGAAGCCGCGCTGCGGGCTGATAACCGCCATGTCATTATTGCCGTGGGTCACAGTGATGCGGCTCAGGAAATAGACAGTGTTGAGTTTTTGTTGAGCAAAGGCTGTGACGCACTGATCCTGGATGTAGAAGCTATCTCCGATGACTACCTGATTAAGCTTAGCCAAAGCTCAACTCCTATAGTGCTGATCAACAGATACATAGCCGAAATCAGCGACTGCTGTATTTACCTGAACAATGAGTTAGGTGGATATATGGCTACCCGGCATCTGATTGATTTAGGCCATAGGGATATTGCCTATATTTCCGGACCTTCGAAAAAACACGATGCAATAGAGCGTCTTGAAGGCCATAAACGAGCTTTGGCAGAAGTAGGCGTTTCCTTTGATCCTGCCCTGTGTTTTGAAGGTGATTACAAAGAAGACAGCGGCGTGGATGGTATGAACTACCTGTTCGGCCAACACAAAAAATTTACTGCTGTGGTTTGCGCTAACGATCAGATGGTATCCGGCGCTATTTCGGTGTGCCTGGAACGTGGCATGAAAATCCCACAGGATTTATCTTTTGTTGGTTACGACAATATTCCTTTTGCCCGTTATGTCTCACCTAAGCTGACCACAGTGAATAACCCTATTCATGAAATGGGAAAGATGGCGGCCCTGTGGCTACTGAAAAACTTGTATAAGCATGATCTTGAAGTGGAAAACGTATTTGAACCAGAACTGGTGGTGCGTAACTCTGCTATCAGGCTGTAG
- a CDS encoding glycoside-pentoside-hexuronide (GPH):cation symporter, whose translation MVSVKEKIAYGLGDTASNIVFQTVMLFLTFFYTDIYGISPAFVGTMFLAVRIIDAVTDPIMGAIADRTESKYGKFRPYLLWFALPFGLISVLAFTTPDFGEEGKMIYAFVTYTLLMLVYTAINIPYCALGAVLTADPKERVSVQSYRFVFAMLGGLMVTALTLPLVEFFGQGDRAKGYQLTIMAMSALGVLMFLACFYGTKERINPPKEAVSRSYMDNFRQLWKNDQWRVLALVALCLMSGYVLRTTLAIYYVKYYLEMPDSITLFITLGMLGSMVGCIVAQPLAKRYCKVKLYIGIQILAAALCASSYFVAADNVTLAIALYVLWNLVFNTGTPLLWAKMADTVDYGQWRTGIRTTGMVYSSIIFFIKMGIAVGGALGGWLLAGIGYQADVTQTEETKAGLLLAFSLYPAIGSLIVAFVMGAYKLNTQKVDEITLELKRVAE comes from the coding sequence ATGGTTAGTGTTAAGGAAAAAATTGCTTATGGCCTGGGGGATACGGCAAGCAATATAGTATTCCAGACCGTCATGTTGTTTCTGACGTTTTTTTATACCGATATTTATGGCATTTCGCCTGCTTTTGTCGGCACCATGTTCCTGGCTGTGCGTATTATCGACGCAGTGACAGATCCTATTATGGGGGCTATTGCCGACCGCACTGAAAGCAAATACGGCAAATTCCGTCCTTATTTGCTTTGGTTTGCTTTGCCATTTGGCCTGATCAGCGTGCTGGCTTTTACTACGCCAGACTTTGGTGAAGAAGGCAAAATGATCTATGCCTTTGTCACTTATACCCTGCTGATGCTGGTGTATACCGCTATCAATATTCCGTATTGTGCTTTAGGTGCTGTACTCACTGCTGATCCAAAAGAGCGGGTGTCGGTGCAGTCGTACCGTTTTGTCTTTGCCATGCTCGGTGGTCTGATGGTGACTGCTTTAACTTTGCCTCTGGTTGAGTTTTTTGGTCAGGGCGACAGAGCTAAAGGCTATCAGCTGACTATTATGGCGATGAGTGCATTAGGTGTGTTGATGTTTTTGGCCTGTTTTTACGGTACTAAAGAGCGTATCAATCCACCTAAAGAAGCGGTTAGCCGCAGCTATATGGATAACTTCCGTCAGTTGTGGAAAAACGATCAGTGGCGTGTACTGGCGCTGGTGGCTTTATGCCTGATGAGTGGTTACGTTTTACGTACTACACTGGCTATTTACTACGTGAAGTATTATCTGGAAATGCCGGACAGTATCACCTTATTTATCACTTTGGGTATGCTTGGCAGTATGGTCGGTTGCATTGTTGCTCAGCCTTTGGCAAAACGTTACTGCAAAGTAAAACTCTATATCGGTATCCAGATTTTGGCTGCGGCCCTTTGTGCCAGCAGCTATTTTGTCGCTGCTGATAATGTCACTCTCGCCATTGCTTTGTATGTGCTGTGGAATCTGGTATTTAACACCGGCACGCCGTTGCTGTGGGCCAAGATGGCTGATACCGTAGACTATGGCCAATGGCGCACAGGTATCCGCACTACAGGCATGGTGTATTCCTCTATTATTTTCTTTATCAAAATGGGCATAGCTGTAGGTGGAGCTTTGGGTGGCTGGCTATTGGCTGGTATAGGTTATCAGGCAGACGTTACTCAAACCGAAGAAACCAAGGCAGGTTTATTGCTTGCTTTTAGTTTGTATCCAGCCATTGGTTCTTTAATTGTCGCTTTTGTAATGGGTGCTTATAAACTCAACACACAAAAAGTTGATGAAATCACGTTGGAATTGAAGAGAGTCGCAGAATAA
- a CDS encoding DUF4198 domain-containing protein, with the protein MKKSILASLLVATAVSAPVLAHTLWVVPSHFVLSKTGSWVSADVSAANMTFVADKGIPVDNVALYTPDGKKQAIEHKYQGKRKSQVDAQLNAEGTYKLELGGPVRFGTMYKVGDERKRLMADKKTRAKELPANATDVVTSQSRSRSVAFITVNKPTSEVLALKNEGLEFKSSVHPADIVAGEPVTFTFLVNGKAQAGVELEVSYEGERYRDEAGRIQHKTDATGQFTYTPVEAGVFLIEASYSAKAESELADQVREGLTLTLEAALP; encoded by the coding sequence ATGAAAAAATCTATTCTGGCTTCATTATTGGTTGCAACAGCAGTGAGCGCTCCGGTTTTGGCTCACACTTTATGGGTAGTTCCAAGTCACTTTGTTTTATCTAAAACAGGCAGCTGGGTGTCGGCTGATGTCAGCGCCGCGAACATGACCTTTGTTGCTGACAAAGGTATTCCGGTAGATAACGTGGCTTTGTATACGCCTGACGGTAAAAAGCAGGCTATTGAGCATAAATACCAGGGTAAACGTAAATCTCAGGTCGATGCACAGTTAAATGCTGAAGGTACGTACAAACTGGAATTAGGCGGTCCTGTACGTTTCGGCACTATGTACAAAGTAGGTGATGAGCGCAAGCGCCTGATGGCTGACAAAAAGACCCGGGCTAAAGAGTTACCGGCTAATGCAACTGATGTAGTGACCAGCCAAAGCCGCAGTCGTTCAGTTGCGTTTATCACAGTCAACAAACCAACGTCTGAAGTACTGGCACTGAAAAACGAAGGTTTAGAGTTTAAAAGCTCTGTGCATCCAGCTGACATAGTAGCGGGTGAGCCTGTTACTTTTACCTTTTTAGTCAATGGTAAGGCGCAAGCTGGTGTGGAGCTGGAAGTGTCATACGAAGGCGAACGTTACCGCGACGAAGCAGGCCGTATTCAACATAAAACCGATGCAACTGGCCAGTTTACTTATACGCCTGTTGAAGCTGGTGTATTCCTGATTGAAGCATCCTATTCAGCCAAAGCTGAATCTGAGTTAGCCGACCAAGTCCGTGAAGGCTTAACTTTAACTTTAGAAGCTGCTTTACCTTAA
- a CDS encoding PepSY-associated TM helix domain-containing protein — protein sequence MKSSALARWMRWLHTYSAMLVLLLLLFFAITGITLNHPEISSSMGKTSQQLQLELPEQLPDLLNLPDDQQQAALVLYVDWLKQEHQLQGGYNLNFSPEDELLEIDFKRPAGYAAVVIDLAERTAELDAEFGGYLALANDLHKGRYAGSSWKWLIDITAVFCVLFALSGFYLLWRQPNRRDFGNATAIAGVVLALLAYIASFH from the coding sequence GTGAAGAGTTCAGCTTTAGCTCGTTGGATGCGTTGGTTACATACCTACAGCGCTATGTTGGTGTTGTTGCTGTTGTTATTTTTTGCCATCACGGGCATCACCTTAAACCACCCTGAAATCAGCAGTAGCATGGGTAAAACCAGTCAGCAGTTGCAGTTGGAACTGCCGGAACAATTGCCGGATTTATTAAACCTGCCTGATGATCAGCAACAAGCCGCTCTGGTTTTGTATGTCGACTGGTTAAAGCAGGAACATCAGTTACAGGGTGGTTACAACCTGAATTTTTCGCCTGAAGACGAACTGCTGGAAATCGATTTTAAACGCCCTGCCGGTTATGCCGCTGTGGTGATTGATTTAGCAGAGCGCACTGCAGAGTTAGATGCTGAATTTGGTGGTTATCTGGCCTTGGCCAACGACTTACATAAAGGCCGTTACGCTGGCAGCAGCTGGAAATGGTTAATCGATATTACCGCTGTATTTTGTGTGTTGTTTGCCTTGTCGGGCTTTTATTTATTGTGGCGTCAGCCGAACAGAAGAGATTTTGGCAATGCCACAGCTATAGCTGGTGTGGTGTTGGCTCTATTAGCTTATATAGCGTCGTTTCACTAA